The following DNA comes from Salvia splendens isolate huo1 unplaced genomic scaffold, SspV2 ctg738, whole genome shotgun sequence.
cggtccggtttttaaaacactggTGTGCGGTGTGCCATTTTTTATAcgacaaatttttaaaaaaatattaaaagatatagatataaaaaattaatgaaattttaatcTCATTTTTATGTACTTATATTAACACACCGGTTAAACATAGtatagtaaaatataaataggatAGGTAGACAGACGGAAATAGAAAAAACACAAATTGCAAAATAGACGGAGTGAGCAATACATATTCTCTCCACCCATGAGACCACGACACAACATCTCATTTTGCCTTTTTAATACATCAACAATTATaatcttatttatatttttccattttagataAGTTAACCTTACACTCTACTAAATCACTCATATGTTtcattataaaaccaatatgtGGAGTATGTAAAAATGAGACAcgcatttcactaactttttctactcaCTCTTCTTCCCATTCTTAAAACTCACACGGACTCAAAACAGGACACCAGTGCTTTCAAATTCACAATAATTTCAATTCACAAATTATCAGATCTCACCAGGGTCGCCACATACATTTACCACAATCCACAGAGCTAAGCATCGGACGATTGAAATATCCGTTCGACGTCTGTAATGGTGCTCCGAGCATCACCAATCTCCGAGCCATCCTTTTGGCCAGACTCCTCCACCTCAACCTGCACCAGTTAGCTTCGATATTAAGCAATCTCATGGTTTCGTTCAGATCGAATCAAGATATGGTAACAGAATAACAGATATACGACCGCCAAGATGAAATTTCATCAGCAGATAAGTTGTTTATGTCAGCACTTAAAGCATGAAAGATTACCAAAGTGGCTTTAAGATCACTTAGAGCAGCCTCTAGACGCCTGCGGCAGTCGGGAACCATCATCCTAGATTCAGACAGCACATTTTCCTGATACAAATATGTAAAAACACAAGTCATATAAATGCAAGAGAGAAACAGCATAGAAGGATCATATTTTATCCACTCTGCTAGAAATATGTTTAAATTCAATCTTGAATTTCAAGTGCGAAAACatccctttttatatttataccaTTAAATGCAAATACGAAGTAACATATTTAGAGACTAAAACTTGATCTAAGGCAATTAAAACTCAACAAGCCACACACTGtcatcacaaactttgcacGTTAAATTTCTCGATTGCAGAATCGAGAAATTACAGAATTACCATCACCAATAGCATAATTTAGTAACAGAGTCTAGCTTGTGTACAAATGtttaaaatagaaagaaatcCGACATTACATTTCATTTAAAGACAAATAGGGCACGGCGAACCTGCTGTTTGAGATCATATGGATCAGCGCCTTTTGCCTTCATTAGCAGACTCTTTTTCAACATCTTTCTCGTAGGAGTGAAGCTCTTTCACTATTCTCTTGCATGTCTATGTCTTTATCTTCAAGTTCCTCAATGTCGCCATCGTTGTGCAAATGTATGTCTACGCTTTCATCAGAACAAGACTGTCATACGGTGAAAGTAAACCTGATGGATAATATTTATCGTTCTCGAGCaaagtaaaacaaataatagtggcaaaacaCATCATAGAGAGATCCAGTGAGGATGGTAGTTTACTCTTATTGAACCAACTTACCTATGCAATTGCAAACAGATATCTATATTTCCTATTGAGAAATTTGATTGAACAAAGGGGCAATTTTAGCATAAGAAGAAGAGGGGCAATTTGTTCATAAATAATCCAATCAAAACCACATAAATGTCTTGATTCACATGTCATGATCCTGTTTGAGTAGCAAATTACTACTATTGTTTATGTAAGGCCATGAGCTGACCAACCCGACACCGGCCATGAGGCCAAATATACTGATTCGGATCGAGCACTGGGCTGCATAGACCATCAGGCAAAACATTCATACAACTTAACAGTCAACAACACTTAACACAACATCAAACTTTGGaaaatatacacaaattaaactatTGTGGTTGCATTCTATCAATCATATCAATAATGTCAGAGCTCAGACAACAACTAGGAGGAAATCAAGACTAATTCCAAAGGAAAACTACATGAACATGGGCACAGTCAATTCAGACATCAGTCCTAAGAGAATCAAACAAGTAGTCAAGAATCACAACCCACTAGGCTGTCATCAATCAATATAGCAAGAATTCAAAATTCTTATAAAGATCAAATTTTTTACATTGTTCCATTTCTCCCAGATCCTTCATTTCCTTATATACGTGAAATTAGAAACATTCATCCTTTAAAGTCGAAAGAATCGAAGTTTACACGATTTTTCAAAACTAAACTAATATCTTTGGAACAGAGAGACATACCAATCAAATAACCAAAAATAAGAATGAAACAATGCACAATTCATATCTTAAAAACGGAATCAAGAGTCTGTTTTCCCAGAATAGCCAGAAATTGAACTAATTACCTGGTGTGTGACAGTGTAGCGACTCGACAGAGTGAAGTATGGGTTTCTCGGTTTTTTAAGGGAGTATTATCGGGCTACCGGGTCGGGCCGGATCTTATATTCAAGCTCACGTGACCATCcatcgggtcgggtcgggtcggtcGATGTGTAATTTGTCTGAGGGCTCGTTTGGTTGCCCTATTTAGCCCATATAAGGGACACTCACATAGCGACATGTAGGGGTGAACAAAACGAATATCCGAACTGaaccttaccaaaattttagTTTCgctaaattaaattttttgacCAGTATTAATTTTCGGTTCGATTCAATTCAGATaaataaaaaccaaaaaaaCTATATTCAAATACTAATAACTATCAACATGATATTTAGATTTTTTGAAGATTGTAATTGTTTACGTATGTTAATTTGTAGAGACGATATATAATTTTATGTTAATTacagaaaattaatttttgaattttttatttttggatataTTTGTGCAATTTTAGTGTTTCGGGTTCGGTTTTTGTAATTTGGATTTGGActttttaggattttttttataCGGTTTTTCGATTGGGAGCGGTTTTTGTAGTTCGAATTTTGGTTTTTCAGATGTATTTTGGGAtacttttattcaattttattttaattttcacaaAAATTTGTTTTGATTCGATTTAATTTGGGCAAAAAATTGAATCGAAAATCGAATACTCACCAGCGGTGATATGGACAAGTATATGAGCCACTTTCCTTCATTTTGTTATCCCATCTGGGCTTTTTTTCTTGGTTTCATTCTTGGTTTCATGGTTTCCTAAGTCATATATGGTTGAATttgttttcatgttttattgattttgttcttttttGGTTTCGATTAGttcaaataattataatttttgggTTGATTTTCTTGCTTCGACTATTAGGGTTGATTTTCTTGCTTCGACTAGCTTTAATTTTGCAAGGATTGACTCTTCATTTTGATTGTTTCGATTTTGTGCTCATTTTCACACCAACCACTAGCCTACCTTTTTAAAAATCAATAGGAATAGGAATAATGGTACTATTACTGTTTATAGTTGATGGATAGCAATAAAACAAGAATATAAATGATATACTTGTAgcctaaattattttatacaacTAGATAAAAGGATTAGTTATAGGCTAGCTATATCCAATCTTTTACGATCTTTTCAAATATATCTTAAGATTcttaaaatatcaattttatatcactataaaaaaaattactaaggACACAAAAATCAAGACGCAATTTCTTACGTTGcgttgaattttttaaaaaattactataataaTTTAAGATACAAAAGAAAATGATcctaaattaatgaaattatatcaatcttttacttttttagtacacttaatttcatttttgtcctctaattttaattgGGATACCAACAACTTTTTAAAGCGTTGATGATATATTTAGGATTAAATTAGCATttttaattacattaaaaaatatcattaaagaATTTTTCGTTGTAGTGtatccatttaaaaaaaaattatcatccAATTCAATTTTCGATATCACATTAATAACACAGCATAACTTATTTGTCTTTTACCAATGAGAAATATTGTCTATCTCATTTAACATAATCTTTTGGCATGTCAGGTGATAAGTTTGATTAAGGTTTAAAAGATTAagaataaaattgatattttagattattaacctagataaaatataaatttaccTTTTGCTATTTCCCTTCCTCTTTTCGTATGAATCGAATTCACGAACACTATTACAATCCAAATCCGGAAGCAAACAAAAATGGTTAAAAATTGCAGTATATATCAATCCAAAACaattactctctccatcccagataattcgtctcactttgaccggacacaggttttaagaaatgtaatgaaaagtgagttgaaaaagttaatggaatgtgagtcctacttttatatattagttttataataaaatatgagtaataaTGAGTTtatatatagttttataataaaatatgagtaaaaatgAGTTTAAGAAATATGAGGTTCACTACCAAAAacggtaaaaagtgaaatgagatatgTGGGACggattgaaatgaaaaaatgagacattatctgggacggagggagtacataaaatCGTACAATTCCAAAATAGTTCCACAAAACTATATAACATTATTTTTGCCAAAATACACTATCAATTTGACCTAAATctccaaaattttaaatttacagagacaaaataattttaaatttacagAGATAAAATACAGCATCCCTTACGTAAAAATAAAAACTGTGACTTTATAGTTTATAACATACAAATTTACTTTTCATATGCTCAgataaaactatatatatatctttCACAATTAACAAACAAATAACACCTCCAATATATTTCCAAGTCATAAAAGTAATATCcagcaaaattaaaaataaatccaaacaaataactaaaaataaattttaaatctcAAAAATGCAAACTAGGTATAATATATAAGTCTGTTACCAAACAACAGCACCGAAACCAATAAACCCTAAAAAAAACAAGTTCAAAATGGATATAAATTGGAAGAAAAATAACAGTAATCCCAGCAAAATTCAAAAGAAATTCAAACAAATaaccaaaaaaacaaatttttataCTCGCATTTCATCACGTTGATGGTGATGACTCGCCCTTCAGCCGGAAGGAGCAGCCCTCGGTGAGCCTGGCGCGCCCACCCGTAGGCTGGCACAACACCGTCTGGCAGTTGCTGCACATAACCACCATCGTCGAGTGGCTGAACACCGTCATTCTACACgctcaaaccaacacaagtTAATATCTATCCAATTTTTAAAACTAATCTATAGTTATATGaaaatatgacctaaaatgtgtgttcttatcatattttatttatttatctttaatACCAAATTATCCGAAAAATAATTATTCCGAAACCCTACATGTTGAAGCAGCCCGGGCATTTGACGTCCATAAAGAAAGAGTTTGGCGTTGGAATTAGGCGCTTGAGCTTGTGCTTGCTCTTCTCAAGAGAAGGCGGTGGGTTGAGCAGATCGTAGTCGTTCGGCAGGACCTATCCATAATCAGAAAGTTACCTATCGGCCAATTTGATTGTGAGAAaagtaataaaattaataagatTTGACGTTCGATAAAAACCTACCATTTTCTTCCCTTTCTTCTTCGGCCAAAGACAAGGCGGAGGAGATTGCTGAAGACCAGGCGGAGGAGATTGATAAAACGGCAATAAGGATAAGAGGAGAGAACTAGGTTGTTAGTCTAGCACAATATATAACGAGAAAAGGTCACCAAATCTAATTTTTATATTCCTGTATGAATTAagatacatttatttattagatCTGTATCTTTAATAATACTATcatagttattaatttattattgtggatAGATGGTGATTGCAAAATTTTAATCTCTGACCGTTTGTGGTCACCCCTACTGAAAGGGTTATAGTATGGTGGATTATATATACTCAAAACATTTATAGAGTTTATTTTGGAATTTAATAATTGCTTacgaaatttaataataattgtTTCTGATCATGTCATCGCAATAGGTGGATTCAATCGATTCCTTATGATCTCAAATAAATTTAGATTTAGACTAACGACATTggtgacattggtgtggtatcaGTGACGGAACCAGAAAATCAAATAAGCGGGGgctgaaatttaaaaataaaataaataatagtattatttaattttacatgcaTTGTCTGTACAACTTTTACGACAAACTACTATTTTCGACAAGTTACCATACATTGAAATGCCGAAGAATAGTCTCATTTCCAATTCTTTTATGAAAATTTCTCTCTCAGTGTATATAACTAAGATATCATTCATCCATTCGTCTTCCATTCTATCCAAGATCTATCCTTCTTGATAagaatactagtactattatttgaAGCACTTGCAATTTAATCATACCTAAGTTTTTTGAAGAAATACAAGCACATAACTATAACCAACAACAACAAGATTtcttagataatatatatacatgtactaCTAAATTTACTAACTACAACTTGCACAAtacaaataattttatactaattcTAGTTTACCAAACTATCAAGTGGGCCAAATCCAAGTACCAAATAAATTAAGACGAATTgaggaaaataaaattaagaaacaTGAGATAAAGATGAACTACTGccaaaaataagattattttatatgataaaattaattttataattttataaaatagtgaACATTTACATACCCTGCTATCCATCAAAATAATTACCTTAATCGGCGACGGAGCACGGCTTTAAAGATCCGGCGGTAGGCCGTGCTCTCCTGACCAGGCGTGAACTTGTGAGGAGCAATTTAGTAACTCCAGCCGTGATTAATGATTTGCGAATTGGGCTAATTATATCAAAAGGACAAATTTAAAAAGCAGcccaataataaaattaatagccCAAAACTAGTAAGCCCTAGTCTTCGTCAAATTTGAATTCCAGAGAACAGTGGTGGGGCGGCATGGCTGGAGTTGGAGACTTGCAGTGCTGGCTTGGTCTGGGGCGGAGACTGGTCGGAGTTGGTCTGTATAAGGGGGGATCGGGGTCTGGTGCCGGCAAAGCCCTCGCTGGCGCGGGGGCTTGTCTCTACGTGGTTCCGTCTCTGTGTGGTATGACGGTATGACACTGAATGCATCCTAAACAGAGACAAGTCTTTATAGCTATCTGCTAAAAGACGTTGTATACAACAAAAGGCATACATTGCTACTTTGACTTATAGAATAAGCGTGAATTTTTCGTAACCTAGTAGACCTGATATCTTGTTGTTATTGCATTGAGTCGTTTTTGCGGGGTTTGATGTGGTTTGATTATGTGTTCGAGAAAAagtttattattcagaaaccaaTCGATTTGTATTTAATTCCATAAAAAATTTAAGAAGATTAAGGAGaagtaaattattaaaaaatgacACACTTactcatatttatatatattctaaaattctccactataatattttattattataaaaatctagttttttatgatattttattaaataatagtatctatattctaaataattttactaaaagtatttaaatattctaataactaattttagaaaattctactccataatatttaaatttagatAATTTCTAAATATTTCTACTACAAAATTaagtttatttcttttattccgACATAAGATTCTCATATTTAGCCACGACCACATTTCTCCCATATTTCAACAATTCTCATTTCAACCATAGGACATGCCAAGTCTAACCTTATTTTCAACCTCAATTTAAAATACAACTCAAATAAccaatttgaattatttttgaaatttcatgtgaagttcatttttttaaaaaggagAGTAAACCACGCGTATTTAGGCCTTATACTTGTCACGACGCACATTTACAGTTTTTATACTTGCAAAATATCATTTGTGGTCTTTATACTTGTACTTATGTATGTTTTAAAGTTCTTTTCACTTTTTGGCATTTTTCGGATGAATACACTCCCAAATAGGTAGAGGACAAATTTGTACACtattttatctctttccttcttcctctttgcTCTCCAtcttcctttttcctttctcctctttcTCTAAAATGATATGTGTAGAAATTGAGTATTAGGGATAATTCTTATATGTTTACACTAACTTGGTACACTGTTAATATAGGCCTAATGAGAGCTATACAAGGTAAGTTTAATTATGGTAGAACCGTGTATAATATCCCTAATTGGTGTGATTGATTTCCCCCAATCTTCTCCCTTGATTCTATGTAATCCTTGCTTCAATTGTGCAGGATATTCTGGGGATCttccttccaacactccccctcaagttaagcgaCGGGATTCCCGAAGTTTAACTTGCTCAACATTTCTTGAAAGATCTTGGCTGATACGGCTTTAGTCAGGATGTCTGCCAATTGATCTTCGGACTTCACATATGGGATTTCTACTATCTTCTCTTCAAGATTCTCCTTTATGAAATGCCGATCAATTTCCACGTGTTTGGTTCTATCATGTTGCACTGGATTCTCTGAAATGCTGATTGCTGCCTTGTTGTCACAGAGTAATTTGCACGGTTTTTGTGATTCGAGGTTCAGCTCCTTCATCACCCTTCTAAGCCATAAAATCTCCTTGAGTCCACTTTTAATGCCTCGGAATTCAGCCTCTGCACTTGATAGAGCCactactttctgcttcttgctcctccaagtgacTAAATTTCCGCCCACAAATGTGAAGTATCCTCCTGTTGATCGTCTATCAACTGGGTTTCCGGCCCAGTCTGCATCGGTGTATCCATGGATGTTAAGATGTCCATTTTTCCGGAACAGTACCCCATGTCCGGCCGTTCCCTTCAGGTAGCGCACTACTCTAAGTGCCGCCTCCCAGTGCTCCTCCTGTGGgttatgcataaactgactaagtACCCCAACTGCGTAAGCGATATCGGGTCGAGTGTGGGATAGGTAGATAAGTTTTCCCACAAGCCGTTGGTACCGTCCTCGATCGGTTGATAATGCTCCTTTGATTATTTGGAGGCCATGATTCTGTACAATGGGAGTATCTGCCGGTCTGCACTCTAGCATCCCCATTTCCGTCAAGAGATCGAGAACATATTTCCGTTGGCTAATGAAGATTCCTTTTCCGGATCTGAGAACCTCGATCCCAAGGAAATATTTGAGATCTCCTAGATTCTTCATTTCGAACTCTGCAGCCAAATGTCCCTTGAGATCGTTCATTTCTTCTGTATCATCCCCtgtaataatcatatcatccacgTAGATTATAAGGCAAGTGATCTTCTCTCCTCTCTGTTTAGTAAATAAGGTGTGATCTGAGTTACTCTGCTTGTATCCATAGCGCTTCATTACATCCGTGAATCTCCCGAACCAGGCCCTTGGTGACTGCTTTAACCCATACAGAGTCTTCCTTAATTTGCACACCCTGTCTTGCCCAAATTCCTCTGTGAACCCAGGTGGAGCATCCATATAAATAGGATCCTTCAGTTCCCCATGAAGGAAGGCATTGGTGACGTCATACTGATGGAGTGGCCAGTCTTTGTTTGCTGCGATAGACAGCAATACACGTACTGTGTTCATCTTCGCAACGGGGGAGAATGTTTCGGAATAATCCACTCCATGGGTCTGCGTGTATCCTTTTGCTACTAAACGCGCCTTGTATCGTTCAATACTCCGTCTGGTCTTCGTTTGattgtgaagacccatctgcagcCCACTGTATGTTTCCCATCGGG
Coding sequences within:
- the LOC121791152 gene encoding 40S ribosomal protein S27-2-like, which codes for MVLPNDYDLLNPPPSLEKSKHKLKRLIPTPNSFFMDVKCPGCFNIMTVFSHSTMVVMCSNCQTVLCQPTGGRARLTEGCSFRLKGESSPST